In Rosa chinensis cultivar Old Blush chromosome 1, RchiOBHm-V2, whole genome shotgun sequence, a genomic segment contains:
- the LOC112189823 gene encoding probable esterase PIR7A, with amino-acid sequence MDQIVMRMREKHFMLFVLFLCLLLPIFTSSSPSPPHSYNPTQNPVAKKHFVLVHGAGHGAWCWYKVATLLKQSGHNVTTLDLAASGIDPTQIQQVRSFAVYVEPLTNFVESLPPKERVVLVGHSLGGVALSITMERFPQKISVAVFATAAMPGPDISFLTILQEFSSHLDFMDSQYRFDDGATKPATSVLLGPKVLASSFYQLSPPEDLTLAVTLVRFAPLITEELKFTKHRYGSVRKVYILCDQDHAIKVDLAMLMINKNPPDEVKVINGSDHMVMLSRPVELFSNILQIAEKYS; translated from the exons ATGGACCAGATTGTTATGAGGATGAGAGAGAAGCATTTTATGCTGTTTGTGTTATTTCTTTGCTTATTATTACCAATCTTTACCTCATCATCCCCATCTCCACCCCATTCTTACAACCCTACCCAAAACCCGGTCGCCAAGAAGCATTTCGTGCTGGTTCACGGAGCCGGTCACGGGGCATGGTGTTGGTACAAGGTGGCAACTCTGCTGAAACAGTCAGGCCACAACGTTACCACTCTGGACCTTGCAGCATCTGGAATCGACCCAACTCAGATACAACAAGTTCGTTCTTTCGCGGTTTACGTTGAACCGTTGACGAATTTCGTGGAGTCTCTCCCGCCAAAGGAGAGGGTTGTTCTGGTTGGCCACAGCTTGGGTGGAGTAGCCTTATCTATTACCATGGAGAGGTTCCCTCAGAAAATTTCTGTAGCAGTTTTTGCCACCGCTGCCATGCCTGGTCCTGATATCAGTTTCTTGACTATACTTCAAGAG TTTAGCAGTCATTTGGATTTTATGGACTCTCAATATAGATTTGATGATGGCGCCACCAAACCTGCAACCTCGGTACTCTTGGGGCCGAAGGTGCTAGCCTCATCGTTCTACCAGCTATCGCCACCAGAG GATTTAACACTAGCGGTCACACTGGTGAGATTTGCCCCTCTTATTACAGAAGAACTGAAATTCACAAAGCATAGATATGGATCGGTTCGTAAAGTATACATTTTGTGCGACCAAGACCATGCAATAAAGGTGGATCTTGCAATGTTGATGATCAACAAAAATCCTCCGGATGAAGTCAAAGTGATAAATGGTTCTGATCACATGGTCATGCTCTCCAGACCAGTCGAGCTTTTCTCCAACATCCTACAAATTGCTGAGAAATACTCCTAA